In the Silene latifolia isolate original U9 population chromosome 1, ASM4854445v1, whole genome shotgun sequence genome, TATGCTTGAGAAGTTTCAGAAACAGGATTCTTCTTTGTTAGGCAGAATTAAAGGCTGCATTGTTGATTCAGCTCCTGTTGCGGCCCCTGATCCTCAGGTGATTATATTCCCAATGCTCTATTGAAATTCTCTCTTTCTTGATCATATATTTCAGAAACATGTGTAGTTGATTGGTAATTTGTAATCAAAAATCTATTCTCGAGTAGCTGAAGCCTGAagcaatgattttttttttcatcctgTCATCATTTTTGATTTAGGATCTTTCTCATATTCATATGcgtgccatttctttgttacagTATTATTTAAGTATAATGCTTTCTTGTTTAACGAAAGGGAGTTTGTTGGaatttagaaaatttgatttatTGGAATATAATGCAGGTATGGGCGTCGGGTTTCTCTGCAGCTTTTCTTAAAAAGCAAAGCATAGCAACTAAGGGGTTATCGACTTTACATGATTCAGCTGATGAGGAACTTGTTACCCGGAAAACTGCTAGAGAGCCAAAACCTGCAATGACTGAAACAGCTCTACTTACTGTCTTGGGGAAATTCTTTGAAGTTGTACTAAAACTTCCTCCAGTGAACAGGTCTGCATTCTCTACTGGAAAATTTGTGTCATTATTTTGTAATATCATACCACTTCCTGTGATTGTTAACTGGGAATGAGTTGGTCGGGTCCTGGTTCTTTATAAGTAAATTCGCGTAAACATTCCTGCAAGTTATGCTCCCTCTCCCATACACGTTCTGAAACCTAAAAATGCAACTCGTACCTACTGCTTATATAGGTATAAGTTGCTGCTAGCATGCTTGAACTTTCAGAAAAACCTATTGCTGGCCCGTTGTACAAGTCAGGAGGAGCTGACTCGCAAAAATTGAGTGTTGCTTCAAAATTCAAGGTATGTGACATGTTACTCAAGCAAGCTTGGATTGTCCATGGATTTGGTTCTTGGATAAAATGTAAAATTTAGTAGCTTTCCCCTTTTTTGGTATTTCCCGACAGTAGATTAATGAAGTTGCTGCCTTGATTTTATATGGTTTAAAATTTGAGATCTCTCTTATTATAATATTAAGCTAAATTTAGCGGGATCATTTTGTTATTACACACAAGAAAGAGATGTATCTTCATGGGGCATGGAGTGATTGTATGCCCGGGTTTCAATCGCAACTACAAGTTTCTTCCCGATTTTTTTAAGTCGCTAATTTCATTTGCTCACATTAATGATGTTTACAGAGCCAGCTATTCCAGCTAATGCAGCGTCTAGAGGGTACCACATCCCATTTTATCCGTTGCATCAAGCCAAACAGCTTCCAGTCTCCTGGAAGCTATGTACAAGCTCTTATATTGCAACAACTTCGTTGTTGTGGTGTACTTGAAGTAGTTAGGATATCGAGGTCTGGATTTCCTACCAGAATGACTCACCAAAAGTTTGCCCGAAGGTATGAAGTCATTTACAATACACTACCTTCTAAAGAAAAATGTTTATATGATGTCGAAAGTTAACAGATAGTTTCATGTTCATTCAGACTGATAAAATAACTCCCTAATTTTTTTCTTGCTGATATTTTGAAATAGGTACGGGTTTCTGCTTTTGGAGAGTGTTGCGTCACAAGATCCTTTGAGTGTTTCAGTTGCTATTCTTCACCAGTTCAATATTCTACCCGATATGTATCAAGTTGGTTATACAAAATTGTTCTTCCGAACTGGACAGGCAAGATAATCGATTGTTATATTTTTATCTTCATTTAATTATGGTAGTAATAACCAATCATGACTGTTCAGTGAATTTCGGATTTATCGGCTAAGCAATTGTATGTGACCACATCTTATAACAGTGGTGCCGCAGATATCACAGCTGGAGATATTTTTTCCATTAGACCTTTCCGGGAATATTATTGACCTTTACTGCCAGTAGATAACATGAGTCTGTAGTTCAAATTAGTTTTTAGTCCCTATACTAATCTTGGCGGTAAATGACACTACTCTATAAGAGTTGGGTGCTCTACGAGACTTGAATTTTCTTAACTTCTAGTACCTGCATAACTTTACATTTTATTTGTTTAGGATATAAGTCTAATTTCTACACAGTATTTCTCCTTTGTTGAAACTTAAACTTGGCTCTATGTTTCCTGTTTATGGAACGTTTCACTTGTGTTTCACTTGTGGCAACATCTTTGAATTCTCGGTCTTTCATTTGACTTGATTCATTTAAACCAAAATAGTTGAAAGGAGTGGCTATCGGCACAACAAAAGAGTGCTCTTGCAGTCTTGCACCACATTTGTGAGAGCACTCTTTGAAAGCTCTCACTGTGTTGCAATGCACACTTTGCATTTGTTTGTGAAGGGTTAAAATTTGCGTGGAAGTTTCCCCGAATAACAATCTTGTTCATCGTTTATTTAGATTGGGGCTCTTGAGGATACAAGAAATCGTACCCTTCATGGGATTCTACGTGTCCAAAGCTGCTTCAGGGGTCACAAAGCTCGATGCTATGTGAATGAGATCAGGAAAGGGATATCAACCATTCAGTCATGTAATAATCTCTATTCCTGGATTTCTTATCACGTCAATTCTTCTCTATGCTTTGTTGAATGTATCTCCAAGTTTCTGTTCATCTGGAACAACTACTGAACTGATGGATATTGGTTTAACAGTCATTCGGGGTGAGAAGTCCAGAAAGGAATTCGCTGTCTTGCTGAGGAGACATAGAGCAGCGAAGTCCATACAAAAACAGGTTAAGTGTCGACTCGTTAGAAAGCGGTTCCTGAGAACTAGTGATGCTGCAGCTGTGATACAGTCAGGTAATTTCGGTCACCTTCTTATTTTCCCTTGATGGATTACTCTCCATTCTCCAAGAAATAGCCTCTTTTTGAGACATctgtttcatcctctatttagTTATCATTTATTCTGTGTGTGCGTGGAATGGGGGATGGGGGGTTAGGCTACAGTGGTAGCATGGAAATCAAATTGGGGAGGGCTTTCATGAACTCTTCTGCTGGGTGTTATCTGATACATACATTCTTTTCATTCTTACTCGGTTGTTTTCTGCTGTCattcccttttcctttttttgtCTAAAAATTGAAATGAAGCTTTCACTATTTCTGACTTGCTTGATGATGGTTATccaattttctcttttttcgaaATCTTTTGCAGGCATTCGGGGCTGGCTGGTCAGGAAATGCTCTGGAAATATTGGCCTGCTAAACGTAAGAGTGTGAACaaacttttgcttttcttttaaaCTATTAACTATACATGAAACCTCTAACTTCGCTGCCTGCATCTTACCTCTGTGACGTATTTCTGTACGGAAATGGGAGGCCAAACTGAAGCTAGTTTCATTAAGAAACAATCACTGAGTTAACTGGACTTATTCTTCTTGCTAATTTCATTAAGAAACAATCACTGAGTTTCGAAATTATTAGACAAAATTAGTTTTCCGGGATCCAGGAACCCTGCGTACGAGTACGTGTGCATCACTCAATCACTGAGTACCTAGTTAGAATCTTTGACAAGGATTTTTGTACCTTTTCTTTCTTCATATTTGAAAGTGCATGTTTTCGTTTATTAACATCAAGGTCATCTCGAACAGAGTAATATGTCGGATGAGGTTATGGTAAAAGCCACATATCTTGCCGAATTACAAAGGAGGGTATTGAAGTCCGAGGCTGCCTTCagagagagagaagaagaaaatGTTATTCTTTATCAGAGGATCCGTCAGTATGAGAATCGTTGGTCCGAGTACGAGTTAAAGATGAGATCCATGGAAGAAGTCTGGCAGAAACAAATGAAGTCACTTCAGTCAAGCCTCTCTGTCGCCAAGAACAGCCTGGCAGCTGATGATTCTGCCAGGCCTTCTGATGCATCAGTTAATGATTCTGGGGGCCTCGTTTCCAAAAGTCACGAAAGTAATGGGCCCAGTAGTGCCAATTTGACCGTTATCAGTCGATTGGCTGCAGAGTTGGAGCAACGCAAGCAAGTTTTTGGAGACGATGCCAAGTTTTTAGTTGAAGTCAAATCGGGTCAGGTCGATGCTGCTTTGAACCCAGATAGGGAACTTAGGCGGTTAAAACAAATGTTTGAGTCATGGAAGAAGGATTATGGAGCCAGACTGCGCGAGACCAAAGTAATCATGAATAAACTTGATACGGAAGATACTGCGAATGACAAGTTAAAGAAGAAGTGGTGGAGTAGAAGGCACAGCATGAGGATTAGCTAGATTTTGTAGAATTGCGAGAATCCACAGTTGAAGCTGTTTTAAAGCTCGTGGAATTATAAGTTTGCAGCATATATGTATATTTCGGTGGCATTATTTTTGCTGATATTCTGAACTAGAACAGCAAGTTAGCTATAGAACCACCCATATCATTGAGAGACAGACAAGGGTGATAATGAGAGTGTTCGCCTTGCTGAATGGCGGCAACTGCTTCAGATGATTGTATAATTATATACCTATTGAGTTGCGATTTACAATTGAAGTGATTTTGAAAGAAGTAAGACAGGTGAAATGTACGAGTAGCTGAATTTTATTCGTTTGAGTTGTGATTATAGAACAGTGAATCTGATACGGATTTATTTGAACAGATGCTAACAAGGCGGTACATGTATAATCTCCCGATATACTATTTGTGTTGATTTATGTTACTTGTCTCTCATAATATTTCTGTTTTTATTTGCTGCAGGTTAAGTATTCTGTCCTACATATATTCAATATTTTTCCAAAATCATATACGGAGTACTCCTTTATTTTcacttgtcaaaaaaaaaaaaaaaaaaaaaaagagtttttaTACAGAAATAGGTTTTTAATTACTTCATCTTCTATGTTCCAATCTAATCTAAAATAGATACTAAAGTTCATTAGATGTGTCGAATTTGGATCAAATACATTTAGATTCAAATGTAGGTAAAAATGTTGATACTAAATGCAAATTGTTTTGTAGGGTATCAATTCAGAGTTTATTAGATAACTAACTCCTTGTGAATTGATTAAGTGCTCAAATGTAAGTCAAGGTGAAGAAACACCAATTTATATcaaatcacaaattcttgtttcagatggTCCACCTATTTTTATCGCCTATGATAACTTTTTTTTCAAAAGTGGTCACCTTGGCTATAAAATAGTGTCAAAATCTCGTCTTTTTGGAAAACACCAAAGTTATCACCTGATGGACCGACTTACATAAAAGAAGAGTAACTATTGTGAGAGACGATATCATACTACGAGATTAGTTCAAAATGGGAAAGGATTGTGTTTAAAACGAAGAATATTTTTTTGGGTACAAAAAGGTAGAAAGAATATTCGGGTAGAGGATCTTGTCCCAATTATATGGGAGACATTTACGATTCTAGGCCTCAAGTTTGTTTGGCAACAACAGTCTTAACTTTAACGCGAATGCCCGCTCTCTTTAAAGGCATTTTGCACTCCTCTATCAATCTATCTATCAATCAAACCATTTTTCTCCTTCATACCTTCATTCAGGTCAGTTTACCCTCTTTCCTTCCCTTGTTCTTCCCTTTTTCAATTGCCTCCTcattttcaatttaattttgaTTCCTTTTTTTTAAATTCAATCGTCGATTCTAATTCCTCATTTTTtagctttatttttagttttagCACATTGCATGGACACAAGTTAtgccttttttttattttatcaatttaattgCACCGTGTTTGAATAAAAGTGGGTCTCTCCCATAATTAATTTCAATTGTTGATGTCGTTATCATCATCATTATATTTTTGAGAAAATGGAGTCAAAACTACACCATTTTCTTACAACGCAACACGTTGGCTTATGTTGACACAATGACACATCACGTGTGATTATCTATCCAGTTTTGCTTCTTTACTTTGACAAATTTTGATTATCATGTCATCTCTGAAATGAGACGGTGTCACACCGTAAGACTGTACATTTTTATAAAAAGTTTATGCATTTTAGTATTATGAGTATTAAATAAGTTGTTTTATAAAATGAGACGGTGTCACACCATAAGACAGTACATTTTTGTAaaaagtttatgcatttttgtatTACGATTTACGAGTATTAAATAAGTTGTCTTTTAATAAAATGAGACgaaccgtctcacacaagaatTACTGCATCAGGTTCTCTTGGACATTAAATATATCATCGCCATGAAATGTCCAAGTATATACGACTTGGTGTGTGAAAACTGTGGAATAAAACGTGTTTCTTCTTGTTCACGTTCCAGGAACCAGGTTCTTTGACCCTACTTTGGCATCTGCATATATTGCAATCTTCGGGCTGTCATTTCTTGACAGCCCGATTTTATTGAATCTTCTTCCTACAATTTCAAGGTACTTCCTACACAAAATACATCTCTTTGTATATATATTCTTCTACAATCTAACTTTTGTAGTAGCTCATTCCATTTCCAACTCATTCTTATCCTCGGTGTAGGTACAGCAAGGTTGTTGCTATTTCGACATACTGCTTTTTTTCATAATGGGTTCACTTCAACGACCTTTATACGCGGCTGCTGCTGTTGCTGTGGCATCTGTTACTGATCTGCCAATTAAGTTTAAGAAATCAAAGTCAAATGAACCTTGTAGTACTTCTTCAGCAAGTTTACATTCCCTGTCAAATTCCGAACTTTCATGGGTATCCCACATTTCAGTCTCCAAGCTAGCAAGTTTCTCTTTTGTCAACAGAATTCAGGTCCCACTGCCTGATATTAAAACCAACCCTTTACCAATAACAAACTGTAGTAGAATCTTCGACGGGAATTCTGTCACATTATCTCCCCTTTTGGTTAGTTTATATCAGTCAGCTGAGCTGACTAAGGCATCGATGCCAAAACCGTGTTCTGACGCTGACACTAGTAAAGGTGTCCGGTCTGAGGACTTGTACAGGTGGCATTTGCCTGACCTGGCAGCTGTCGAGGGTGTCTCAGGTTGTTCATCTGAAAAGTCGAGGACAGTAGTGGTTTTGCTGGGATGGTTAGGAGCAAAACAGAAGCACTTGAAACGATATGCAGAATGGTATACTTCAAGGGGATTCCATGCTATTACCTTTACATTCCCGATGTCTGAGGTTCTTAGTTACCAGGTTGGTGGGAAATCGGAGCAGGATGTGGAGTTACTTGTAAACCATCTTGCTGATTGGTTAGAGGAGGAGCATGGCAAGAACCTTGTTTTTCACACCTTCAGCAATACCGGTTGGCTAACGTGAGTGTCCGGTTTTGCCCTTTAATCAATTCCTGTGTTTATCTCAGTCTTTTTGTATTGACTTTGTGCGTGCCTTGTACAGATATGGGGTTATGCTTGAGAAGTTTCAGAAACAGGATTCTTCTTTGTTGGGCAGAATTAAAGGCTGCATTGTTGATTCAGCTCCTGTTGCGGCCCCAGATCCTCAGGTGATTATATTCCCAATGCTCTAGTGAGATTCTGTTTTTCTTGATCGTATATTTCAGAAACATGTGTAGTTGATTGGTGAATTGGTAATTTGTAATCAAAAATCTATTCTCGAGTAGCTGAAGCCTGAAGCAATGATTTTTTTTCAATCCTGTCATCATTTGATTTAGGATTTGATTGTGTCATTATTCCGAGATCTTTCTCATGTTCATATGTGTGCCATTGTCTTTTTAATTTAAGAATGATGCTTTCTTTATTTAACGAAAAGGGGTTTGTTGGAATTTAGAACATTTGATTTATTGGAATATAATGCAGGTATGGGCGTCGGGTTTCTCTGCAGCTTTTCTTAAAAAGCAAAGCATAGCAACCAAGGGGTCATCAACATTACATGATTCAGCGGACGAGGAACATGTTACTAGAAAAACTGCTAGAGAGCCAAAACCTGCAATGACTGAAACAGCTCTACTTACTGTCTTGGGGAAATTCTTTGAAGTCGTACTAAAATTTCCTCCAGTGAACAGGTCTGCATTCTCTACTGGAAAATTTGTTTCATTATTTTGTAATATCATACCACTTCCTGTGATTGTTGACTGGGAATGAGTTGGTCAGGTCTTGGTTCTTTATAAGTAAATTCGTGTAAACATTCCTGCAAGTTATCCTCCCTCTCCCATACACGTTCTGAAACCTAAAAATGCAATTCATACCTAATGCTTATATAGGTATATAACATGTTACTATTGGCGCATCAGGATGTTTATTATGTCAAATTATCTTAGCATTACTCAAACTCGGTTGCAAGCGTCTGACAGTAATTTCGGTGTCAGAAACGGtcagtttgcaaaaaaaaaaaaaaaaaatacattttcAGCCTAAAATAAATTGTCTTAGAATCATGTGTTAGTGTGAGAAATAGTGTTGTATCGACACACTTAGTTCAATAAAGCGCGCCTTGATGCGTTGGCCGGAATGGCCGCTTATGAAGTCCTTGTTAGTCTTTCTAATTAATCTACGACTTGTGAGTTGTGAGGTGCTCTATGCAATTTCATATCTAACCGGTGTTCTCATTCAACAattgcatggtttttgttatttgtCATATATTGTGCAGTTTTTTAAATGAATTTTGTTTGAAATTTGATGGAAAAACACTAATATTTGTCGATAACAGGAGGTTATCAGATGTGATTGGCGTGCTGTCATCAACACAACCTAGCTGCCCACAGCTCTATATCTACAGCTCGGCTGACCAAGTTATCCCAGCACATTCTGTGGAATCGTTCATAGCACAACAGCGAAAATCAGGACACGAGGTCAGGTCCTGCGACTTTGTCTCAACACCACATGTAGATCACTATAGAAATGATCCACAACTGTATACATCTCAACTTACAAATTTTTTGCAAGATTGTGTGCTTAAATGTTGCAAAGGGTCCTGTTGAACTCATGGGGTAATAAAGGGTAAACAAACCGAGCCTCATAGATTCTTTAACACAAACAAGTTCATGATTTTACAGTGGTCATATTGATAGGCATAGGCATCAAGATTTATCCTTGGCCTTTCTGTAACAAGCTTCAACAATGTATTCAACTAATACTGTACAGATTCAATCTTGACATATTGATAGAGAAATTGACGGAGAAGCATCGTGTTGACATTTTCTTATTTGTTAGCCGAGTAAGTCGATGATGGACCATTTTTGTTGTTCGAGCATTCCCGGCCATGTTTAAATGTTCTTTTCTTCAAGTTATAACTTATAATTGTAATTTGTGACACTGGTTTCTCTAATCTTTCAATAAGGAGTGCAAGTCTCAAAAAATCAGCTCGTTATCGTCAGTTTTTGATCTCGAAGATGTCTTTACCTAGCGGTTACGACTTACGATGAAGACATCCTCGACTATTGGTCTCGGGATGGATTATAAGTTTCAAGTTGAATCCCTTTTCCCTACCATCTTTGTGTAGAGGGAATTTATAGAAAATTGAACTCGGGTTTAGAATTTGGCTTTGAGAGCCATATTACTgtggccctgtttggtaaacatcGGATTGATATTGGTAGAAGCAGATTGTAAAAGCAGATTATAATAGCAGAATTTGTTGACAGATTTGACTAGCATATTCAATTAGCAGATTTTATtaaggggtgtttggttcacgcgtgagtatgggtttggaatcgggaatcatacctgggtggtatcgggttggaacttgatacctcataccttgtgtttggttcaattttgagggtatggggttagaaatcaatcaaagctaaaaactcttcaaaatacaatatttttaataataatttttatactattaaatcacgtagagaaaatttaattaaataaatatataaaatatttttttttacaattttttttatcacttttaatatttgtaatttgataccatgggtatcaatctcatacccacccccctccatgggtatgagaaactcatacctcatgggtttgaggtatgggtatgaaaccttcaattttgtcaaacaaacacatggtatgggTTTGGTTCATTCTAAACTCATACCTCATACCTATATTGGATGAACCAAACACCCCTAAAGGTGTTTGGTAATTAACATATTCAAACTAGCAGATTATCTCAATCCTTTGTAAAATGACAAAAAAGGACATGGATAATTTATTAACTAATATTTGCCAACATACATCATCATACAAACAATTTAATTAATAACTAATGACTTCGATTTCTTCTACTAGTCACATACTTTACTCTAAATTGTGATAAATCATTCATAATTTGCAGTAGTATAAGCAACAAGACGAAAAAAAGAGCCATTTAATCTAACAAATAATTCTGAGTTCAGAAAATTCAAAGCATAAACAAATAAATTAGTTGGATTACCATGTAGTACATAGAAGAATTTTAAAACAAGAGAAAAAAATAAGAACGTACCTTTTTCAGAGAGGAGAACGTATGAGGGACTCTAGAATAAAAGTAAGGTTAATATTTCTAAAGGGGTAAAAGGGTGAACATATTCTTTTTCCAATCTACTAATAGAATATGCTGGTGggagcagcatattgtaaaatagtagATTCGACcccaatctactatttcaatatgctgTTTATCAAACACCCCAAATAGCATATTGACTGGTCAAATATGCTAAAACCCCCAAATATGCTATTTTTTGTGCAACCTACTGTTTACCAAATACACCCTGTATGTAAGACTTTTGCGCACtgacaaaaaaataaataaatgaattcggttaagtaagtggattatacatctgatgtagtacatcagatgttatagtttttgagcattaatataaagtttttgagttttaatctaaaatttttgagttttattttaaagtttttgagtttatttacttaaactttaatctcaaaaaaattacatataaactcaaaaagatttgatttttgacatcataaaactaaaatgtaatttataaactttataatactcgaaaaaaatatacaaaaactTAAAAAGTCATTAAATATGATGTAATATATCcgatgtacaatcctttttctcgTGATTTTTCTGATCCCTAAAAATTAGGAACGACCAGTAAACTCACTATTGCAAATATAGTACGTATAATCTAAAATTTGAAACAACGAAAGTCGCCCAAATTTAATGGAGCCcaatttctctccatttcctaaaaagaaatggagaggcaagttCTTATTAATGGTCCGGATCACATCTTGACAATATCTAACGGTTCTCAATTTACGCATAAAAGTAAAGGAAAAATGGGAGTGAAAGggataaatattattaaaatagattgtgagaggaaatggagagaaaggaaatagagaGGATCCAAATCCAAATTTAATGGCATCGTAGGCTCGTAGCTGAATCCCCCACCAGGTGAGGCCACCACCGTGATTAATATTCAGCTGCGATAATAATACCACATGGATATTTGGATTATACGGCAATATGCCATGGACTCATGGACCCCTTGAATAAAAATTGCGGTCTTTCTCAAGACAAAATTAAGTAATGAAAGGCTACGGACACATCGCTATATTCCTCATATACCATCATTATAAATTCACGTATTGTCCACCCAACCGTAATACTCTTGAATAATACTCTTCTACGTCGGATAACCACACACCTTTACGTCTCCCTTTTTGTTTCATCTTACTTTTCATCAACCATAATCCACTACTAAGACCACCCCCAAGTAAGGTCAATTGTGGGGGTCAATTTATGGAAGGTAACCTTAATCCTTAATTAAGAAAAAAATTAGGATGACCTAAGGGGTGATTAAGGTGAGTAAAGGTCAATTTATGACCCTTATTGGCTCAAATTGACCTCCTTTGTGACCCAATAGGTGTCACTCTCTGGTTGGTTGTTCAATTTATTTTTTTTGCTTTTCCTTTTATAATGTAGAATTAGTTTGAAACTTTTAGAAttatttattttcatgtttttttaTCTTATGTATgcgattttttttaattatatttgCGGTTTTTTTTGTTGTCAATAAAATCGtcttttcaatttttaaattttaacaatattatttGATAATTTTTTTCCAGTAGTGTATcccattaaattaatatttaacatATTGGACTACTTTTATTttatgaaaaatgcaaaaataactTGTATATATTTAGTTAGTAAATAATGATGGAAAAAGTAAGAGAGAGGTTTTAGTGAGGTAGAGAATGTGTGAAATGATGAAAGTGAAAAATAATTGGATTAATTGACccaggtcgtgaccttctgcttgggagtgTGAAATGGGTCAAGTTAATAAGGGGTGATTAAGAGTAAAAATTCTGATTGACCCGATTAAGTCGACCTTTTGCTTCGGGATGGTCTTATGATGACCCTTGTTGAATGTTTTCATTTAGACCTAGAGCCTAGAGGTGACAATTGGGTCAATCGAGTGAGGTCTGGATCCAGTCAAGTTGGATTTTGATTATATCGGGTCAGCCTATCTTTTCAAGTCGAGTTGAATTCGGGTCCGGTCGTTATCGGTCGGGCCATTTCAGGTCAAATGATGTACCAAGTTATTATCGGGTCTAGTTATTTTATCGCACTACTTTGACCATTAAAATAGTTTTCGATCATTATTTGATTTAGTAacttcattattaagtcaaacGTATCAAACTAAATACTAAAATTCATTTCATTTTGATTAATATTAAACTTAATAATTGTCGAATCATTAATTTAATCGGGTTATGGGTCGGTTCATATAGGGCCGGGTTCGGATCATTGATTATCGGGTCATGCTGGGTTATAGGTCGGATCAATTTTAATTTGCAATATTCCTGAGTTCTATCAAGTCGGTTTTGCTCGAATCGGGGTAGATTTGGACCGTAATGCTGGAAAAATAACCCATCATGCAACAAAGAATCATCTCAAGTCTCGTTCCCCATATAATAAGGAA is a window encoding:
- the LOC141597491 gene encoding uncharacterized protein LOC141597491, encoding MGSLQRPLYAAAAVAVASVTDLPIKFKKSKSNEPCSTSSASLHSLSNSELSWVSHISVSKLASFSFVNRIQVPLPDIKTNPLPITNCSRIFDGNSVTLSPLLVSLYQSAELTKASMPKPCSDADTSKGVRSEDLYRWHLPDLAAVEGVSGCSSEKSRTVVVLLGWLGAKQKHLKRYAEWYTSRGFHAITFTFPMSEVLSYQVGGKSEQDVELLVNHLADWLEEEHGKNLVFHTFSNTGWLTYGVMLEKFQKQDSSLLGRIKGCIVDSAPVAAPDPQVWASGFSAAFLKKQSIATKGSSTLHDSADEEHVTRKTAREPKPAMTETALLTVLGKFFEVVLKFPPVNRRLSDVIGVLSSTQPSCPQLYIYSSADQVIPAHSVESFIAQQRKSGHEVRSCDFVSTPHVDHYRNDPQLYTSQLTNFLQDCVLKCCKGSC